Proteins co-encoded in one Medicago truncatula cultivar Jemalong A17 chromosome 8, MtrunA17r5.0-ANR, whole genome shotgun sequence genomic window:
- the LOC25500473 gene encoding disease resistance protein RUN1 — protein MEIKKGVYTPYENVLLCIRVLPHSKNNNTYMSMASSSSSSSQAATVPREKYDVFISFRGDDTRAGFTSHLYAALCRNYIHTYIDKKIEKGDEVWAELVKAIKQSTLYLVVFSENYASSTWCLNELVQIMECNNKNEDDNVVVIPVFYHVDPSQVRKQTGSYGTALAKHKEQGNDHEMQKWNTALFQAANLSGFHLAKNRTQTESNLIEDITRAVIRKLNQQSTIDLTCNFIPDENYWSVQSLIKFDSTEVQIIGLWGMGGIGKTTLATAMFQRVSFKYDGSCFFEKVTEVSKSHGINYTCNKLLCKLLKEDLDIDTPKLISSMIRRRLKSMKSFIVLDDVHNSELLQNLIGVGHGWLGSGSTVIVTTRDKHVLISGGIKTIYEVKKMNSRNSLRIFSLNAFDKVSPKDGYVELSKRAIDYARGNPLALKVLGSLLRCKSEKEWDCALDKLKKMPNNEIDSIFRMSFNELDKTEQNIFLDIACFFKGQERNSITKILNECGFFADIGISHLLDKALVRVDSENCIQMHGLIQEMGKQIVREESLKNPGQRSRLCDPEEVYDVLKNNRGSEKVEVIFLDATKYTHLILRSDAFEKMENLRLLAVQDHKGVKSISLPDGLGLLPENLRYILWDGYPLKTVPLTSSLEMLVELSLKQSHVEKLWNGVVNLPNLEIIDLSGSKKMIECPNVSGSPNLKDVILKRL, from the exons ATGGAGATCAAGAAAGGGGTCTACACGCCTTATGAAAATGTGCTTTTATGTATAAGGGTGCTCCCACATTCTAAGAACAATAACACATACATGTCTatggcttcttcttcttcctcttcctctcaaGCTGCTACTGTACCTCGGGAaaaatatgatgttttcatCAGCTTTAGAGGCGACGACACTCGCGCTGGATTCACAAGCCATCTTTACGCTGCTTTGTGCCGAAACTATATCCATACCTACATAGACAAAAAGATCGAGAAAGGAGATGAAGTTTGGGCAGAACTTGTGAAAGCAATCAAACAATCCACTCTGTATCTTGTGGTGTTCTCGGAGAACTACGCGTCATCAACATGGTGTTTGAACGAACTCGTTCAAATAATGGAGTGTAAtaacaaaaatgaagatgacAATGTTGTTGTTATTCCTGTGTTCTACCATGTTGACCCTTCACAAGTGCGGAAACAGACCGGAAGTTATGGCACTGCTCTGGCTAAACACAAGGAGCAAGGCAACGACCATGAGATGCAAAAATGGAATACTGCTCTTTTTCAAGCTGCTAATTTGTCTGGTTTTCATTTAGCCAAAAACAG GACTCAAACTGAATCCAACTTAATTGAAGACATTACCAGAGCTgtaataagaaaattaaatcaACAAAGCACAATTGATCTTACTTGTAATTTCATACCTGATGAAAACTATTGGAGCGTTCAatctttaataaaatttgaCTCAACAGAAGTTCAAATCATTGGACTTTGGGGTATGGGAGGCATAGGTAAGACAACCCTTGCCACTGCTATGTTTCAAAGGGTCTCTTTCAAATATGATGGCAGTTGCTTCTTTGAGAAGGTGACAGAAGTATCAAAAAGTCATGGAATCAATTACACATGCAACAAACTTCTTTGTAAGTTACTAAAAGAAGATCTTGATATTGACACTCCCAAACTAATATCATCCATGATCAGAAGAAGACTCAAAAGCATGAAATCTTTCATTGTACTAGATGATGTACATAATTCAGAACTTCTGCAAAACTTGATTGGAGTAGGACATGGTTGGCTAGGATCTGGTAGTACAGTCATTGTGACTACTAGGGATAAACATGTGCTGATAAGTGGAGGAATTAAGACAATATATGAAGTTAAGAAGATGAACTCCCGAAATTCCCTCAGAATTTTTAGCTTGAATGCTTTTGACAAAGTCTCACCTAAGGATGGATATGTGGAGCTCTCAAAAAGAGCAATTGATTATGCCAGAGGAAACCCTTtagctttgaaagtattggGATCATTACTTCGTTGTAAAAGTGAAAAAGAATGGGATTGTGCATTAGATAAACTGAAAAAAATGCCAAACAACGAAATTGATTCTATATTTAGAATGAGTTTTAATGAATTGGATAAAACAgagcaaaatatatttttggataTTGCATGCTTTTTCAAAGGACAGGAAAGGAAtagcataacaaaaatattgaatgagTGTGGATTCTTCGCTGATATAGGGATAAGTCATCTTTTAGACAAGGCTCTTGTAAGGGTTGACTCTGAAAATTGCATACAAATGCATGGCTTGATACAGGAAATGGGAAAACAAATTGTTCGTGAAGAATCACTTAAGAATCCCGGACAACGCAGTAGATTATGTGATCCTGAGGAAGTTTATgatgtattgaaaaataataga GGATCTGAGAAAGTTGAAGTCATATTTTTAGATGCTACTAAATACACACATTTAATTTTAAGATCCGATGCATTTGAAAAGATGGAAAATCTAAGGTTACTTGCTGTTCAAGACCACAAAGGAGTTAAATCTATAAGCCTTCCAGACGGTCTTGGTTTATTGCCAGAAAATCTGAGATATATTCTATGGGATGGCTATCCATTGAAAACTGTCCCTCTAACCTCCTCTCTTGAAATGCTTGTGGAGCTTTCCTTGAAACAAAGCCATGTGGAAAAACTTTGGAATGGAGTAGTG AATTTGCCCAATTTAGAGATAATTGACCTCAGTGGCTCCAAAAAGATGATAGAGTGTCCAAACGTGTCTGGTTCTCCGAATCTAAAAGATGTAATACTTAAGAGATTGTGA